Proteins co-encoded in one Spirosoma endbachense genomic window:
- a CDS encoding TolB family protein produces the protein MKTLNLILLTCIASLSLLTITPLLAQKQNLGLFDGHGDIGDVLKPGSAVYNAQNHTYELSGSGYNVWFDHDEFHFMWKRLKGDFILYTRASLLGKGVDPHRKVGWMVRSSLDGKSAHINAVEHGDGLTSLQFRRTSGANTEEVRSKLTGADVIQLERKGNTYTMRVAKFGEPFVTEQVSDLNLGDEVYVGLFIGSHNKDVLERGVFRDVRISVPAHDGLVPYRDYLASNLEILDVATGNRQVIFNAPKSIQAPNWMPDGKTLLYNGDGQMYTFDLAKRQPLPLNTGEVKNNNNDHVLSFDGKMLGLSSGVKELGGSIIYTVPVTGGSPKQITPKGPSYLHGWSPDKKSLVFTGSRNNEYDIYRVPAAGGDEVRLTDAKGLDDGPEYTPDGKYIYFNSSRTGTMQIWRMKADGSQQEAITNGEFHDWFPHISPDGKWILFLSFLKEEVKPDDHPFYKHVYLRILPISGEGQPKVIAYIYGGQGTINTPSWSPDSKRVAFISNTAVSSISPVEK, from the coding sequence ATGAAAACCCTAAACCTGATTTTACTGACATGTATTGCCAGCTTATCACTACTAACCATCACTCCCCTTCTGGCACAAAAACAGAACCTTGGCCTGTTTGACGGTCATGGCGATATTGGCGACGTTCTGAAACCCGGATCGGCCGTCTATAATGCCCAGAACCATACCTATGAGCTTTCGGGCTCAGGCTACAATGTCTGGTTCGACCACGATGAGTTCCATTTTATGTGGAAACGCTTAAAGGGTGACTTTATCCTTTATACCAGAGCCTCGCTTCTGGGTAAGGGCGTAGACCCTCACCGTAAAGTCGGCTGGATGGTTCGGAGTAGCCTGGACGGGAAATCGGCCCACATCAATGCCGTTGAACATGGCGATGGCCTTACGTCGCTGCAATTCCGCCGGACCAGTGGAGCCAATACCGAAGAAGTGCGTTCTAAATTAACGGGCGCCGATGTGATTCAACTGGAACGGAAAGGGAATACCTATACAATGCGGGTAGCTAAGTTCGGCGAACCCTTTGTGACGGAACAGGTAAGCGACCTGAATCTTGGTGATGAAGTATATGTCGGGTTATTTATCGGGTCGCATAACAAAGATGTACTGGAGCGGGGCGTCTTCCGGGACGTACGCATTAGTGTTCCTGCCCACGATGGCCTGGTGCCCTACCGCGACTATCTGGCCAGTAATCTGGAGATTCTGGATGTAGCTACGGGTAATCGGCAGGTGATTTTCAATGCACCCAAATCGATTCAGGCCCCTAACTGGATGCCTGATGGAAAAACGTTACTCTACAACGGCGATGGTCAGATGTATACATTCGATCTAGCTAAACGGCAGCCTTTGCCATTAAATACGGGGGAGGTAAAAAATAACAACAATGATCACGTACTGTCTTTTGATGGCAAGATGCTTGGACTCAGTAGTGGCGTAAAAGAGTTGGGAGGTTCAATTATTTACACCGTTCCTGTAACGGGTGGTTCTCCCAAACAGATTACCCCAAAAGGTCCTTCGTATCTTCATGGCTGGTCGCCGGATAAAAAGAGTCTGGTCTTTACCGGGTCGCGAAACAACGAATATGATATTTACCGGGTACCGGCAGCCGGTGGTGATGAAGTTCGGCTAACTGACGCCAAAGGTCTCGATGATGGTCCGGAGTATACACCCGATGGCAAGTACATCTATTTCAACTCCAGCCGTACCGGCACCATGCAGATCTGGCGCATGAAAGCCGATGGCAGTCAGCAGGAAGCGATTACCAATGGGGAGTTTCACGATTGGTTTCCGCACATATCGCCCGATGGCAAATGGATTCTGTTCCTTTCTTTTTTGAAGGAGGAAGTAAAACCTGATGATCACCCGTTCTATAAGCACGTTTACCTGCGTATACTGCCCATTTCGGGCGAAGGCCAACCCAAAGTGATCGCCTATATCTACGGGGGTCAGGGAACGATCAACACACCTTCCTGGTCGCCCGATAGCAAACGGGTCGCTTTTATAAGTAACACCGCAGTGAGCAGCATTAGTCCGGTTGAAAAGTAG